Proteins from one Leptonema illini DSM 21528 genomic window:
- the ppk1 gene encoding polyphosphate kinase 1 → MGNVIMHQEITSSGAEPERTRRRRHPQINRSNTDLFFNRELSWMQFNFRVLEEAARKDNPLLERLKFIAIYESNMHEFFMVRVAGLKQIIASSYDDLQLDGRTAEATLKEIHRIAHQGTHQKYRILDEILTSLSHHGIVIIREPRILEAHERKFLKEYFDRELFRILTPLAIDPSHPFPRILNGRLNLAFTLKRKTALSPKGESYAIVEVPSVLPRFVELPHRSRSSRNIRRFITLEDIIKIHAADLFSGTTIKTMHGFVINRNSDLSVEDVSSENLLSTIEEELKNRKWGEAVRLNYRQGMPAPLLEYLREKLDLEPEELYERPFFLNLDTLMEIYQATSDRVDLRDRPFFPRNAVPLEKPEKIFSRIRKSDILLHHPYDSFQTVVDLLQVAAHDPKVLGIKQTLYRTSGDSPIVRSLIAAAEAGKQVTALVELKARFDEERNIVWAREMERHGIHVVYGLVGLKIHAKMLQIIRREPDGVRSYCHLATGNYNPTTARVYTDLALITADPVINDDVTNLFHTLTGYSTVPRLSKISVAPINMRETISKLINREIHNAESRKPAFIRMKLNSLVDPDMILLLYRASTAGVKIELSVRGICCLKPGLPGISDNIRVESIVGRFLEHSRIYYFENAGDAKIFLSSADLMPRNLNRRVEVFFPVESSELKQKLIAILDAVFRDNHNARRLQSDGTYTRLQPEKSEMRFSSQRHFREEVIKEFDQKEKERAAKRKSIFQPLTNPGQDEQPQNQEG, encoded by the coding sequence ATGGGCAACGTCATTATGCATCAGGAAATCACATCATCAGGGGCGGAGCCCGAACGTACGCGACGGCGCCGACATCCGCAGATCAACCGCAGCAATACCGATCTTTTTTTTAATCGCGAGCTGTCCTGGATGCAGTTCAATTTCAGAGTTCTTGAAGAGGCGGCGCGCAAGGATAACCCTCTTCTCGAACGACTGAAGTTCATCGCCATCTATGAATCGAACATGCACGAGTTCTTCATGGTTCGCGTCGCCGGCCTGAAGCAGATCATCGCCTCGTCTTACGACGATCTGCAGCTTGACGGCAGAACGGCCGAGGCGACGCTCAAAGAGATCCATAGAATCGCCCATCAGGGAACGCATCAGAAATATCGCATTCTTGACGAAATCCTCACGTCACTATCGCATCATGGCATCGTTATCATTCGCGAGCCGCGCATACTGGAAGCCCATGAGCGTAAGTTTCTGAAAGAGTACTTCGATCGCGAGCTCTTTCGTATTCTCACGCCGCTTGCCATCGATCCGTCGCATCCCTTTCCGCGCATTCTGAACGGACGCCTCAACCTGGCCTTCACGCTGAAACGTAAAACGGCTCTTTCGCCAAAAGGAGAATCCTACGCCATCGTCGAGGTTCCCTCGGTACTGCCGCGCTTCGTCGAGCTGCCGCATCGAAGCCGATCGTCGCGCAACATCCGGCGCTTTATTACGCTCGAAGATATTATCAAAATCCACGCCGCCGATCTATTCTCGGGCACGACGATCAAGACGATGCATGGATTTGTGATCAATAGAAACTCCGATCTTTCGGTCGAAGACGTTTCCTCTGAGAATCTGCTCTCTACGATTGAAGAAGAACTGAAGAACCGTAAATGGGGCGAAGCGGTGCGCCTGAACTACAGACAGGGCATGCCGGCACCTCTGCTTGAATATCTGCGCGAGAAGCTCGACCTCGAACCCGAAGAGCTTTATGAGCGACCGTTCTTTCTCAATCTCGATACGCTGATGGAGATCTATCAGGCAACGTCCGACCGGGTCGATCTACGCGACCGCCCATTTTTTCCACGCAATGCCGTGCCTCTGGAAAAGCCCGAGAAGATCTTCTCGCGTATTCGAAAGTCCGACATTCTGCTGCACCATCCTTACGATTCCTTTCAAACGGTCGTCGATCTCTTGCAGGTGGCCGCCCATGATCCGAAGGTGCTCGGCATCAAACAGACGCTGTACCGTACGTCGGGCGACAGTCCGATCGTTCGTTCGCTCATCGCAGCGGCCGAGGCGGGCAAGCAGGTTACCGCCCTTGTTGAATTAAAGGCGCGCTTCGACGAAGAGCGCAATATCGTCTGGGCCCGCGAGATGGAACGCCATGGCATCCATGTCGTCTATGGCCTTGTCGGCCTTAAAATACACGCGAAGATGCTTCAGATTATACGCCGCGAGCCCGACGGCGTGCGCTCCTACTGTCACCTCGCCACGGGTAACTACAATCCGACGACCGCTCGCGTGTACACGGACCTTGCTCTGATTACGGCAGATCCCGTAATCAACGACGACGTGACGAATCTTTTTCATACGCTCACGGGTTATTCGACGGTGCCGCGTCTTTCAAAGATATCGGTGGCGCCGATCAATATGCGTGAGACGATCAGCAAGCTGATCAACCGCGAGATCCATAACGCCGAATCAAGGAAGCCGGCCTTCATTCGCATGAAACTTAACTCGCTCGTCGATCCCGATATGATCCTGCTGCTTTACAGAGCGTCGACGGCGGGCGTGAAGATCGAATTAAGCGTGCGCGGCATCTGCTGCCTGAAACCGGGGTTACCCGGAATCAGCGACAACATACGAGTCGAATCCATCGTCGGTCGCTTTCTCGAGCACAGTCGCATCTATTACTTTGAAAACGCCGGCGATGCTAAGATATTCCTGTCATCGGCCGATCTTATGCCGCGCAATCTGAACCGTCGCGTCGAGGTTTTCTTTCCGGTCGAATCATCGGAGCTCAAGCAGAAGCTGATCGCTATTCTGGACGCCGTCTTTCGCGATAATCATAACGCCCGACGGCTGCAGTCCGACGGAACATACACTCGCCTGCAACCCGAGAAAAGCGAGATGCGTTTCTCGTCGCAGCGACATTTTCGCGAAGAGGTCATCAAAGAATTCGACCAGAAAGAGAAAGAGCGCGCGGCAAAACGCAAGTCTATCTTTCAGCCGTTAACAAACCCCGGTCAGGATGAACAACCTCAGAATCAAGAAGGCTGA
- a CDS encoding TlpA family protein disulfide reductase produces the protein MLQYLKDNLSTVIIFSLLLGWLLYQRIPMYQASSKMEGREAPDFTLSALDGRTYRLSELRGKVVVVNFWATWCLPCKVEIPILKSLHSELENDGLVILGLTQESAEQVMSFVQEHEMNYPVVIDDRSEAADAYGIRGYPTVVVVDRDGKINSFTTGLNFFMKWQIRRLVTGSWI, from the coding sequence ATGTTACAGTATTTGAAAGACAATCTTTCCACCGTCATCATCTTCTCTTTACTTCTTGGCTGGCTTCTCTATCAGCGCATTCCCATGTATCAGGCTTCGAGCAAGATGGAAGGCCGGGAAGCCCCCGATTTCACGCTCAGCGCCCTTGACGGCCGCACCTACCGGCTATCTGAACTGCGAGGAAAGGTCGTCGTCGTCAATTTCTGGGCCACCTGGTGCCTTCCCTGCAAGGTCGAGATTCCCATCCTGAAATCGCTGCATTCCGAGCTTGAAAACGACGGCCTGGTCATTCTCGGCCTGACGCAGGAATCGGCGGAGCAGGTCATGTCGTTTGTTCAGGAACACGAGATGAACTATCCCGTCGTCATCGACGATCGCTCCGAGGCCGCCGACGCCTACGGGATCAGAGGTTATCCGACCGTCGTCGTCGTCGACAGAGACGGGAAGATAAACAGCTTCACGACGGGCCTGAACTTCTTCATGAAGTGGCAGATCCGTCGTCTCGTTACCGGCAGCTGGATCTAA
- a CDS encoding 2,3,4,5-tetrahydropyridine-2,6-dicarboxylate N-succinyltransferase has protein sequence MHELQPLIEAAFANRDLLKEKNYREAVLEALELLSNGSIRVAEQKAVGDWTVNSWVKMAILLYFGITEMNVMSSGDLSYYDKIPVRNDHAKRGVRVVPPAVCRYGAFVEKGAILMPSYVNIGAYVSTGTMVDTWATVGSCAQIGKNVHLSGGVGIGGVLEPPQGRPVIIEDGAFLGSRAIVVEGVIVEERAVLGANVVLTGSTPIIDVTGPTEVVSKGRVPAGSVVIPGTRIKKYPAGEYGTPCALIIGKRKESTDEKTSLNDALREFEVPV, from the coding sequence ATGCACGAACTGCAACCGCTGATCGAAGCTGCCTTTGCAAACCGCGATCTGCTTAAAGAAAAGAATTATCGGGAAGCCGTCCTTGAGGCCCTGGAGCTTCTCAGCAACGGAAGCATCCGCGTCGCCGAGCAGAAGGCCGTCGGCGACTGGACGGTGAACTCCTGGGTGAAGATGGCCATCCTGCTCTATTTCGGCATTACCGAGATGAATGTGATGTCTTCGGGCGATCTGTCTTACTACGATAAAATCCCCGTGCGCAACGATCATGCGAAGCGCGGCGTTCGCGTCGTTCCGCCCGCCGTCTGCCGCTACGGAGCCTTCGTCGAAAAAGGAGCCATCCTCATGCCTTCTTACGTCAATATCGGCGCCTATGTTTCTACGGGTACGATGGTCGATACATGGGCGACGGTCGGCAGCTGCGCGCAGATCGGCAAGAACGTGCATCTTTCAGGCGGCGTCGGTATCGGCGGCGTCCTGGAACCGCCTCAGGGCCGTCCTGTGATTATCGAAGACGGCGCCTTTCTCGGTTCGCGTGCCATCGTCGTCGAAGGCGTTATCGTTGAAGAGCGAGCGGTACTCGGCGCCAACGTCGTGCTCACCGGCTCGACTCCGATCATCGACGTCACCGGACCGACGGAGGTCGTGAGCAAAGGACGCGTACCTGCCGGATCGGTCGTCATTCCCGGAACGCGCATCAAGAAATACCCCGCCGGCGAATACGGAACGCCCTGCGCCCTGATCATCGGAAAACGCAAAGAGAGCACCGACGAAAAGACGTCGCTGAACGACGCCCTTCGCGAGTTCGAGGTTCCAGTTTAG
- a CDS encoding SanA/YdcF family protein: MARIKFPVNRMQLLLLLLACLSVLPTLRAIWLHVTIVASRSLYTSVDALPPRNVGVLLGTSKYLRDGRLNLFLEYRIRAAVDLYQAGRIRHILVSGDNAHRSYNEPETIRDELLKRGIPADRIHLDYAGFRTLDSMVRAKAVFGQDSFTVISQQFHVERAVFIARRLGIDAIGYTARDVDRWNGMRTKLREILARMAAMLDVYVLGTEPKFYGPPVPIPGE, encoded by the coding sequence GTGGCGCGCATAAAATTCCCGGTGAACCGGATGCAGCTTCTGTTACTTCTTCTTGCCTGCCTCTCGGTACTGCCCACCTTGCGCGCCATCTGGTTGCATGTGACGATCGTAGCGTCTCGATCTCTTTATACGAGTGTCGATGCGCTGCCGCCGCGCAATGTGGGCGTTCTGCTCGGTACCTCGAAATATCTGCGCGACGGCCGTCTGAATCTTTTTCTGGAATACCGTATTCGCGCCGCCGTCGATCTTTATCAGGCGGGTCGTATTCGGCATATCCTTGTAAGCGGCGACAACGCGCATCGTTCGTATAATGAGCCCGAAACGATTCGTGACGAGCTCTTAAAACGCGGCATACCGGCCGATCGCATCCACCTCGACTACGCGGGGTTTCGCACCCTTGATTCGATGGTGCGGGCGAAGGCCGTCTTCGGGCAGGATTCGTTCACGGTTATCTCGCAGCAGTTTCATGTGGAGCGCGCCGTCTTTATCGCAAGGCGTCTTGGTATCGACGCCATCGGTTATACGGCCCGTGATGTCGATCGCTGGAACGGCATGAGGACGAAGCTGCGCGAGATCCTTGCGCGTATGGCGGCGATGCTTGACGTTTATGTCCTCGGCACAGAGCCGAAGTTCTATGGCCCGCCCGTTCCTATCCCTGGAGAGTAA
- a CDS encoding M14 family zinc carboxypeptidase — translation MSIVKLPESGQSIVVGQSHEGRPIELYRFGTGAFPSLLIGGVHGDESEGHLFAERLLAQLQSGEYAPGSELSLYICPRLNPDGCAADRRTNHRNVDLNRNLPTKDWTGSFTNPRYYPGAAAGSEPESAATLKILELVQPRFICSLHSWENAMINYNGDILDVAEAMSAKNGLPPKGDIGYPTPGSLGTYAGLERAIPTITMEFLRGEAPETIWQRHREAILIGLHFYAR, via the coding sequence ATGTCGATAGTAAAGCTTCCCGAATCAGGCCAATCGATCGTTGTCGGCCAATCACATGAAGGCCGGCCAATCGAACTCTATCGCTTCGGCACGGGCGCCTTCCCTTCGCTTTTAATCGGCGGAGTACATGGCGACGAGAGCGAGGGCCATCTATTCGCCGAACGCCTGCTTGCGCAGCTGCAATCGGGCGAGTACGCGCCCGGTTCCGAGCTCAGCCTGTATATATGCCCGCGACTGAACCCTGACGGATGCGCCGCCGATCGACGCACAAACCACAGAAACGTCGATCTGAATCGTAACCTGCCCACAAAGGACTGGACGGGATCGTTTACGAATCCGCGGTATTATCCAGGAGCGGCGGCCGGTTCAGAGCCCGAAAGCGCGGCGACGCTGAAAATACTCGAGCTGGTACAGCCGAGATTCATCTGCTCTCTACACTCGTGGGAAAACGCCATGATCAACTATAACGGCGACATCCTTGACGTCGCCGAGGCCATGTCGGCAAAGAACGGACTGCCTCCTAAAGGCGATATTGGTTATCCGACGCCGGGCTCGCTTGGAACCTACGCCGGGCTTGAACGCGCGATCCCGACGATCACGATGGAGTTCTTGCGCGGAGAGGCGCCCGAAACGATCTGGCAGAGGCACCGCGAGGCCATTCTCATCGGTCTGCACTTCTACGCTCGTTAG
- a CDS encoding UDP-glucose dehydrogenase family protein, giving the protein MKLSVVGTGYVGLVAGACFAEYGNTVYCVDIDQKKIENLKKGILPIYEPGLEELVLRNFERGRLLFTTSLEEAVKDSHIIFIAVGTPDGGDGRPNLTGVLKVAEDVGRLAPGYRILVDKSTVPVGTARRVHAAAASQTQHPIDVVSNPEFLREGRAIEDFMKPERVVIGSDSERAASLMKELYMPFVQDSADIIQTTIESAELTKYACNAFLALKISFVNEIANLCDKVGANYLDVKKGMGTDSRIGKKFLNAGIGYGGSCFPKDVRALGMIARDAGIVLPLVEQVERTNDDQKEVLVHKVKEYFKGKGKDLKDVKLAVWGLAFKAGTDDMREAPSITIINELLKEGVKIHASDPVAFETSRPIFGDSIAYEEMYKVLEGADALLVLTEWPVYSEPDFDRMKSLLKEPVIFDGRNLYRDTQMKANGFKQFGIGVTHS; this is encoded by the coding sequence ATGAAACTGAGCGTTGTTGGAACAGGCTATGTCGGTCTCGTTGCCGGAGCATGCTTTGCCGAATACGGGAACACGGTCTACTGCGTCGATATTGACCAGAAAAAGATTGAGAATCTCAAGAAAGGAATCTTGCCGATCTATGAGCCCGGCCTCGAAGAGCTCGTCCTGCGCAATTTCGAACGCGGCCGCCTGCTTTTCACTACGTCTCTTGAAGAGGCCGTAAAGGACTCACATATCATCTTCATCGCCGTGGGCACGCCCGACGGCGGCGACGGTCGCCCGAATCTTACAGGCGTCCTGAAAGTGGCCGAAGACGTCGGGCGCCTCGCTCCAGGATATCGCATCCTCGTCGACAAATCAACGGTTCCGGTGGGAACGGCCCGCCGCGTCCATGCAGCCGCTGCGTCACAAACGCAACATCCCATCGATGTCGTCAGCAATCCTGAGTTCTTGCGCGAAGGCCGCGCCATCGAAGACTTCATGAAACCGGAGCGCGTCGTCATCGGCTCGGATTCGGAGCGCGCCGCCTCGCTCATGAAAGAGCTGTATATGCCCTTTGTTCAGGATTCGGCCGACATCATTCAGACGACGATTGAATCGGCCGAGCTGACAAAGTACGCCTGTAACGCCTTCCTTGCCCTCAAGATCTCGTTTGTGAATGAAATCGCCAATCTCTGCGATAAGGTCGGAGCGAACTATCTCGACGTAAAAAAAGGAATGGGAACCGATTCGCGCATCGGCAAGAAGTTTCTGAATGCCGGCATCGGCTACGGCGGCTCCTGCTTTCCAAAAGATGTGCGCGCCCTCGGCATGATCGCCCGCGATGCAGGCATCGTTCTTCCGCTTGTCGAACAGGTCGAGCGTACTAACGATGATCAGAAAGAGGTCCTCGTTCATAAAGTAAAAGAGTATTTCAAGGGAAAAGGCAAGGATCTGAAAGATGTGAAGCTTGCCGTCTGGGGACTGGCCTTTAAGGCCGGAACGGACGATATGCGCGAAGCTCCATCGATCACGATCATCAACGAGCTTCTGAAAGAAGGCGTAAAGATCCATGCCTCTGATCCGGTCGCCTTTGAAACCTCAAGGCCCATCTTCGGCGACTCCATCGCCTATGAAGAGATGTATAAGGTTCTTGAAGGGGCCGATGCTCTGCTTGTGCTAACGGAGTGGCCGGTGTACAGCGAGCCCGATTTCGACCGCATGAAATCGCTGCTGAAAGAACCGGTTATCTTCGACGGGCGCAATCTCTACCGCGACACGCAGATGAAGGCAAACGGCTTCAAACAATTCGGTATCGGAGTCACTCATTCCTGA
- a CDS encoding tetratricopeptide repeat protein — MSVWFFAFFPYGKPIAAEPNAQPDRSQESSSERSTQQSVEESARLEREYLKKGEDHFFARRFGAALQWFRRAIDINPDNALAHAYTGDILLSLGEPDQALKHFRVAAELKSDPAPEYFRIGQIYYLKKEREQSEQYFKRALKSDPTLVEAHFYLGLLSYRMGRNREETLTHLKAFRAARPDFTDKEALNRAIALLEDPATKLDQSRDLIDIDPLRLFYRKENEQKDTARTETESKDAEDKPVADESTEKNENIAQTEKAEDQAQTEKAEKQTEDKDGFLTVAAGPGSLFNQALVFRDENPTRALQILDRAIKEDARDARLHSLRCEILFRSKADTAGALKACAKATELAPDYRNLQNLGRVQEAAEKRADAYASYVEALNRKMEPDLAMHAIKLGETLPGKEQETRRLLERMLARRPDHREGLLTLMRRQKEDKNRVGIRTTMERLQSLYSDDVEVLERMAMILLSDPDTETEAVELLKRYYDRTGDLRAGLSLSGLYLKRENEKEALVLLAELYEKHPENHDVVRTILILFVRRNQNLDSAERIARSFLATNPPAEQRAAILGLLPNELRNRIDPPVEKQVEKDGPAREPSRQPVRPNTPVQP, encoded by the coding sequence ATGTCCGTCTGGTTCTTTGCATTTTTTCCGTACGGTAAGCCGATCGCAGCCGAACCGAATGCGCAACCCGATCGGTCTCAGGAAAGCTCATCTGAGCGCTCCACACAGCAGTCTGTCGAAGAATCGGCGAGGCTTGAGCGCGAGTATCTCAAAAAAGGAGAAGATCATTTCTTCGCGCGAAGATTCGGAGCCGCTCTGCAATGGTTCCGTCGCGCCATCGACATCAATCCCGACAACGCCCTGGCTCACGCCTACACCGGCGACATCCTGCTCTCACTCGGCGAGCCCGACCAGGCCTTAAAACACTTTCGCGTAGCGGCAGAGCTGAAATCCGACCCTGCTCCCGAGTACTTTCGCATCGGCCAGATCTACTACTTGAAAAAGGAACGGGAACAATCCGAGCAGTATTTTAAGAGAGCGCTGAAAAGCGATCCAACGCTTGTCGAGGCGCATTTCTATCTCGGGCTGCTCAGCTATCGCATGGGTCGCAATCGCGAAGAGACGCTCACCCACCTGAAGGCCTTTCGCGCGGCTCGACCTGACTTCACCGATAAAGAGGCTCTGAACCGGGCCATCGCTCTGCTTGAAGATCCGGCGACGAAGCTCGATCAAAGCCGCGATCTGATCGATATCGATCCGCTGCGCCTGTTCTATCGTAAAGAGAACGAGCAGAAAGATACGGCGCGAACTGAGACGGAGTCAAAGGACGCTGAAGATAAGCCTGTCGCCGACGAATCCACCGAAAAGAATGAGAATATAGCGCAAACTGAGAAAGCAGAAGATCAGGCACAGACGGAGAAAGCAGAAAAACAGACCGAAGATAAAGACGGCTTCCTGACTGTCGCAGCAGGGCCAGGATCGCTCTTCAACCAGGCCCTTGTATTCCGCGATGAGAATCCCACACGGGCTTTGCAGATACTCGATCGCGCCATCAAAGAGGATGCCCGTGACGCCAGGCTTCATTCGCTGCGCTGCGAGATCCTCTTTCGCAGCAAAGCAGATACCGCCGGAGCGCTGAAGGCCTGCGCTAAGGCAACCGAACTGGCACCCGATTATCGCAATCTGCAGAACCTGGGTCGCGTACAGGAGGCGGCAGAGAAACGCGCCGACGCCTACGCCTCCTACGTCGAAGCCCTGAATCGCAAGATGGAGCCCGATCTGGCGATGCATGCGATCAAGCTCGGCGAGACGCTTCCCGGCAAAGAACAGGAAACCCGTCGCCTGCTGGAACGCATGCTGGCCCGACGCCCCGATCACCGCGAAGGACTGTTAACGCTCATGCGACGACAGAAAGAAGATAAGAACCGCGTCGGCATCCGCACGACGATGGAGCGGCTGCAGTCCCTCTACTCCGACGACGTCGAGGTGCTGGAACGCATGGCGATGATTCTGCTTTCTGACCCCGATACCGAGACCGAGGCCGTCGAGCTGCTCAAGCGATACTACGACCGCACCGGCGATCTTCGCGCAGGGCTGAGTCTTTCAGGACTGTATCTGAAACGCGAGAACGAGAAAGAGGCCCTTGTGCTTCTCGCAGAGCTGTATGAGAAGCATCCCGAGAACCATGATGTCGTCCGTACCATTCTGATACTCTTTGTGCGTCGTAATCAGAACCTCGACTCGGCCGAACGCATCGCACGCTCGTTTCTTGCCACCAACCCGCCGGCAGAACAACGGGCTGCCATTCTGGGTCTCTTGCCCAATGAGCTGCGCAACCGCATTGATCCGCCTGTGGAAAAGCAGGTAGAGAAGGACGGGCCGGCAAGAGAACCATCCAGACAGCCGGTCAGGCCGAATACGCCTGTACAGCCCTGA
- a CDS encoding ATP-dependent Clp protease adaptor ClpS, protein MQLPQPVARQNPFLRNPQASPPASNERLYVVIIDNDTNTYEQVIRICMKALQISEQEAFQIALAVDHNGEAIVFEGMRAEAQAVADIIRTIGIEVQLRPVV, encoded by the coding sequence GTGCAATTACCGCAGCCTGTGGCGCGACAGAATCCATTTCTGCGCAATCCGCAGGCCTCGCCCCCTGCTTCCAATGAGCGGCTGTATGTCGTCATCATAGACAACGACACGAATACCTATGAGCAGGTCATCCGCATCTGCATGAAGGCGCTTCAGATATCAGAGCAGGAGGCCTTTCAGATCGCCCTCGCCGTCGATCATAACGGCGAGGCCATCGTTTTCGAAGGGATGCGAGCCGAGGCGCAGGCCGTTGCCGATATCATTCGCACAATCGGCATCGAGGTGCAGCTGCGCCCGGTCGTATAA
- a CDS encoding bifunctional 3,4-dihydroxy-2-butanone-4-phosphate synthase/GTP cyclohydrolase II, whose translation MLENETSAAREIRPIEEAIEEIRQGKMIILVDSEDRENEGDLVFAAQFATQEAINFMATYGRGLVCVPMEASRIHALELEQMVRENKESLKTAFTVSVDAAHGISTGISAADRARTIQILSDPSSRPEDLVRPGHIFPLQAVRGGVLRRAGHTEASVDLARLAGLRPAAVICEIMNDDGTMARLPQLLKFAEKHNLNVYTIEDLIRYRNRSDSLIRREVETRLPTEYGEFRMIAYTTTIDDKTHVALVKGDVAGKEDVPVRVHSECLTGDIFHSRRCDCGAQLDFAMRYVAEHGYGVVLYMRQEGRGIGLINKLRAYRLQDEGLDTVEANEKLGFKADLRDYGVGAQILRDLGLTTLQLMTNNPRKIVGLDAYGLQVTGRIPVQIEAVSDNAAYLRTKKDRLGHMLDL comes from the coding sequence ATGCTTGAAAATGAGACTTCGGCAGCAAGAGAGATCCGGCCCATAGAAGAGGCGATCGAAGAGATCCGACAGGGAAAGATGATCATCCTGGTGGACTCAGAGGATCGCGAGAACGAAGGCGATCTGGTCTTCGCCGCTCAGTTCGCCACACAGGAGGCGATCAATTTCATGGCCACATACGGTCGCGGACTCGTCTGCGTGCCGATGGAGGCGTCGCGCATCCATGCCCTTGAGCTCGAACAGATGGTGCGCGAGAATAAAGAGTCGTTAAAAACGGCCTTCACCGTATCGGTCGATGCGGCGCATGGCATCTCCACCGGCATCTCTGCAGCCGATCGTGCCCGAACGATCCAGATCCTCTCTGACCCGTCGTCGCGTCCGGAGGATCTGGTCCGTCCGGGACACATCTTTCCGCTGCAGGCTGTACGTGGTGGCGTGTTGCGCCGTGCCGGGCATACGGAGGCGTCGGTCGATCTGGCCCGCCTTGCCGGATTGCGCCCCGCCGCGGTGATCTGCGAGATCATGAACGACGATGGAACGATGGCTCGCCTTCCACAGCTTCTGAAGTTCGCCGAAAAACATAACCTTAACGTCTATACGATCGAAGATCTGATCCGCTACCGGAATCGCAGCGATTCTCTGATCCGCCGTGAAGTCGAGACGCGACTGCCCACTGAGTACGGGGAGTTTCGTATGATCGCTTATACGACGACGATCGACGACAAAACACACGTCGCTCTTGTGAAAGGCGATGTCGCCGGCAAAGAAGACGTACCGGTGCGCGTACACAGCGAATGCCTGACGGGCGATATCTTTCATTCGCGAAGATGTGATTGCGGCGCCCAGCTTGACTTTGCCATGCGTTACGTTGCCGAGCATGGATACGGCGTCGTTCTTTACATGCGTCAGGAAGGCCGCGGCATCGGTCTTATTAACAAGCTGCGCGCCTATCGTTTACAGGATGAGGGCCTTGATACGGTGGAGGCGAACGAGAAGCTTGGATTCAAGGCAGACCTGCGAGACTACGGCGTTGGCGCTCAGATCCTGCGAGATCTCGGCCTGACGACCCTGCAGCTGATGACGAACAATCCGCGCAAGATCGTCGGTCTGGACGCCTATGGCCTTCAGGTGACGGGACGCATTCCCGTACAGATTGAGGCCGTCAGCGACAATGCCGCGTATCTGCGCACCAAAAAGGATCGCCTCGGCCACATGCTCGATCTGTAA